Proteins from a genomic interval of Gemmatimonadaceae bacterium:
- a CDS encoding pectinesterase family protein: MTDISNVIPSEARNLASRRICKSLYRHAGSLAALLLGMTGALHAQDTRTVTEPKYPSACTTLTAELAPVADTTLADADERKLDTRRIQSAIDHCGSGQAVVLRADGEKRAFLIGPITLKRGVTLRVDTNAIVFGSRDPKEYDIDGRCGTVDEKGHGCRPLISSDNADGAAIMGPGTIDGRGWAKLLDKTASWWDLAQFAKVTNKSQSCPRLIQFTKSNNVVLFDVTLKNSPNFHVVFDRGNGFTAWGVYIDTRDPRARNTDGIDPASATNVTITHSFINTGDDNVAIKAGAIPSSHMTISHNHFYRGHGVSIGSETDGGASAIRVFDLSIQGADNGIRIKSNAARGGLVHDVEYRDVCIRDTKDPIEMDTHYTASATTTGDMIPEFRDIRLKDVRVQGGGKVILEGYDERRRLGMTFDNVVFDDPSKIKVSAGHVSIAKGPGPMNLDVTGEDVHVAGTTSDAPANSCVGKFVPMPTASTSAASKYNAVVDASFRGSEGDSSSGAPTFRTLGAALTALPPNGVGRAAIFIKNGRYHEKLTIDRPYVTLVGESRDNTVLTYAAAADTPSPGGGTYGTRGSFTLRIVAPDFRAENLTIENAFDYPANVAKPDGDKTKLKNMQAVALMLDLGSDRASFENVKLTGFQDTLFPNSGRAYFHKCEVWGHVDFIFGAGQVVFDDCDIVSRDRHSQTLNGYVTAASTDVSQPYGFLFINSRLKKDNPNLAPNSVSLGRPWHPFANPRANASVAFINCWMDDHIGAKGWDRMSSVDSTGTRIWYEPSSARFVEFGTTGPGAVTSATRHVITAAEAAKYTPAAVLNGWVPAPSGR; this comes from the coding sequence ATGACTGATATCTCGAATGTCATTCCGAGCGAAGCGAGGAATCTGGCGTCCCGTCGGATTTGCAAGTCCCTCTACCGCCATGCTGGATCCCTCGCCGCGTTGCTCCTCGGGATGACTGGTGCACTGCACGCTCAAGACACCCGCACCGTCACCGAGCCGAAATATCCGTCCGCCTGCACGACGCTCACCGCCGAGCTCGCGCCGGTCGCCGACACGACGCTCGCCGATGCGGACGAACGCAAGCTCGACACGCGTCGCATTCAGAGTGCGATCGATCATTGCGGATCGGGTCAAGCAGTCGTGCTCCGCGCCGACGGCGAAAAGCGCGCGTTCCTGATCGGTCCGATCACACTCAAGCGCGGCGTCACGCTGCGCGTGGACACGAATGCGATCGTCTTCGGCTCCCGCGATCCCAAGGAGTACGACATCGACGGTCGCTGCGGCACCGTCGACGAGAAAGGGCACGGCTGTCGTCCGCTGATCAGCTCCGACAACGCGGACGGCGCCGCGATCATGGGGCCGGGCACGATCGACGGCCGCGGTTGGGCCAAGCTCCTCGACAAGACGGCGTCGTGGTGGGATCTCGCGCAGTTCGCGAAAGTCACCAACAAGAGTCAGAGCTGTCCGAGGCTCATTCAATTCACGAAGTCGAACAACGTCGTACTCTTCGACGTCACGCTCAAGAATTCGCCGAACTTCCACGTCGTGTTCGATCGCGGCAATGGCTTTACCGCGTGGGGCGTGTACATCGACACGCGCGATCCGCGTGCGCGCAACACCGACGGTATCGATCCCGCGAGCGCGACGAACGTCACCATCACGCACAGCTTCATCAACACGGGCGACGACAACGTCGCGATCAAGGCCGGGGCCATCCCGAGCTCGCACATGACGATCTCGCACAACCATTTCTATCGCGGTCACGGCGTGTCGATCGGCAGCGAGACGGACGGCGGCGCGAGCGCGATCCGCGTCTTCGATCTCTCGATTCAAGGCGCCGACAACGGCATCCGCATCAAGTCGAACGCGGCACGCGGCGGCCTGGTGCACGACGTCGAATATCGAGACGTCTGCATTCGCGACACGAAGGATCCGATCGAGATGGACACGCACTACACCGCGTCGGCGACGACGACCGGCGACATGATTCCTGAATTCCGCGACATCCGCCTCAAGGACGTGCGCGTGCAGGGCGGCGGCAAGGTCATTCTCGAGGGATACGACGAGAGGCGCCGGCTCGGCATGACGTTCGACAACGTCGTGTTCGACGATCCGTCGAAGATCAAGGTCAGTGCAGGGCATGTGTCGATCGCGAAGGGCCCGGGCCCGATGAATCTCGACGTCACCGGCGAGGACGTGCATGTCGCCGGCACGACGTCCGACGCGCCCGCGAATTCCTGCGTTGGCAAGTTCGTTCCGATGCCGACGGCCTCGACGTCCGCCGCATCGAAATACAATGCGGTGGTCGATGCATCCTTTCGCGGCTCCGAAGGCGACAGCTCCAGCGGCGCGCCGACCTTTCGCACGCTCGGCGCCGCGCTGACGGCGCTGCCGCCGAATGGCGTCGGCCGAGCGGCGATCTTCATCAAGAACGGCCGCTATCACGAAAAGCTCACGATCGATCGCCCGTACGTGACGCTCGTCGGCGAGTCGCGCGACAACACGGTGCTCACCTACGCCGCCGCGGCAGATACGCCCAGCCCGGGCGGTGGAACGTATGGAACGCGCGGGAGCTTCACGCTGAGAATTGTCGCGCCTGACTTTCGCGCCGAGAATCTCACGATCGAGAACGCATTCGATTACCCGGCGAATGTGGCCAAGCCGGATGGCGACAAGACCAAGCTCAAGAACATGCAGGCCGTCGCGCTCATGCTCGACCTGGGCTCCGACCGCGCGTCATTCGAGAACGTGAAACTCACGGGCTTTCAGGACACGCTCTTTCCCAACTCGGGTCGCGCCTATTTCCACAAGTGTGAAGTCTGGGGCCACGTCGACTTCATCTTCGGTGCCGGGCAGGTGGTGTTCGATGACTGCGACATCGTCTCGCGCGATCGGCATAGTCAAACGCTCAACGGCTACGTGACCGCGGCGAGCACCGACGTCTCGCAACCGTATGGATTTCTCTTCATCAACAGCCGCCTGAAGAAGGACAACCCCAACCTCGCGCCGAACTCCGTCTCGCTCGGCCGCCCCTGGCATCCGTTCGCGAATCCGCGCGCGAACGCGAGCGTCGCGTTCATCAATTGCTGGATGGACGATCACATCGGCGCGAAGGGCTGGGATCGCATGTCGTCGGTGGATTCGACGGGCACGCGCATCTGGTACGAGCCGTCGTCGGCGCGATTCGTTGAATTCGGCACCACCGGCCCAGGCGCCGTAACGAGTGCAACGCGACACGTGATCACCGCTGCCGAGGCGGCGAAGTATACGCCGGCGGCGGTGCTGAACGGTTGGGTGCCGGCGCCAAGCGGGCGTTAG
- the kduD gene encoding 2-dehydro-3-deoxy-D-gluconate 5-dehydrogenase KduD has product MSVLDRFSLAGKRALVTGASRGLGRAMAIALAEAEADVVCASSSEDGTAETAAIIRDLGRQAWTTHADLGSRDEVARMADDAERQAGSIDILVNNGGTIARFPAAEFPDEEWDRVLRTNLDSVFALSRHFGTKMIERRAGKIINVASLLSFSGGITVPAYTASKHAVAGLTKALANEWAKHNVQINAIAPGYFATDNTQRLRADSTRFAEISARIPAARWGDPSDLAGAVVFLASPASDYVNGHVLVVDGGWVAR; this is encoded by the coding sequence ATGAGCGTGCTCGATCGCTTCTCGCTCGCCGGCAAGCGCGCGCTCGTCACCGGTGCGAGTCGCGGCCTTGGGCGCGCGATGGCGATTGCGCTCGCCGAAGCTGAGGCTGACGTCGTGTGCGCCAGCTCGAGCGAGGATGGCACGGCCGAGACGGCGGCGATCATTCGCGATCTTGGAAGACAGGCGTGGACGACACACGCCGATCTCGGCAGTCGTGACGAAGTCGCGCGCATGGCCGATGATGCCGAGCGTCAGGCCGGATCGATCGACATTCTGGTGAACAACGGCGGCACGATCGCACGCTTTCCCGCGGCGGAGTTTCCCGACGAGGAATGGGATCGCGTGCTGCGCACCAATCTGGATTCCGTGTTCGCGCTGTCGCGCCACTTTGGCACGAAGATGATCGAGCGGCGCGCGGGCAAGATCATCAACGTGGCGTCGCTCTTGTCGTTCAGTGGCGGCATTACCGTGCCCGCGTACACGGCGAGCAAGCACGCGGTGGCCGGGTTGACCAAGGCGCTGGCGAACGAGTGGGCGAAGCACAACGTCCAGATCAACGCCATCGCGCCCGGCTATTTCGCCACCGACAACACGCAGCGTCTTCGTGCCGACTCGACGCGATTCGCCGAGATCAGCGCGCGCATCCCGGCGGCGCGCTGGGGTGATCCTTCCGATCTCGCGGGCGCCGTCGTGTTTCTGGCGTCGCCGGCGAGCGACTATGTCAATGGCCACGTCCTCGTCGTCGACGGTGGATGGGTGGCACGGTAA
- a CDS encoding alpha/beta hydrolase gives MRRFPTLSSLAATLTAALIATAASLPAQNALGTWQGTLQLPAQPLRLVIDIARDNGRLKTVLFSLDQRGFESPITADTITISSRTVRLVFSRARAEFIGTFDRTGDTLSGSWMQGGSSPLVLVRATAQTAWGDKSSHAIRQIAVDTTVSLEVLDWGGTGRPVVLLAGAGNTAHVFDDFATKLTPRYHVYGITRRGFGRSSAPPSGYSADRLADDVLAVLDSLRLAKPVLIGHSIAGEELSSIGSRRPERVSGLVYLDAGYVYAMYDSTQENTLMDMYDVQRKLAKLSPALSPRDLENILNELLTTSLPLMERDMRSWSKHLAARPDRDVTPPPFARDFVADSLFAGEEKFSTIHGPVLAIFAAPREVSPALLKDSVALAKSDSAYLAGVMPQIDAFQRGAPGARVIRIPHSNHYVFRSNEAEVLREVFAFIDALH, from the coding sequence ATGCGCCGATTTCCCACGCTCTCCTCACTCGCGGCAACGCTCACGGCCGCTCTGATCGCCACCGCCGCGAGCTTGCCGGCGCAAAACGCACTCGGCACCTGGCAAGGCACTCTCCAATTACCCGCGCAGCCGCTTCGCCTCGTCATCGACATCGCGCGCGACAATGGCCGGCTCAAGACGGTCCTGTTCAGCCTCGACCAACGCGGCTTCGAAAGTCCGATCACTGCGGACACGATCACGATCTCTTCGCGCACGGTGCGACTCGTCTTCAGCCGAGCCCGCGCGGAATTCATCGGCACGTTCGACCGAACCGGCGACACACTCTCCGGTTCCTGGATGCAAGGTGGATCGTCGCCGCTCGTGCTCGTGCGAGCAACCGCACAAACCGCATGGGGCGATAAATCATCGCACGCGATTCGACAGATCGCCGTCGATACCACCGTCTCTCTCGAGGTACTCGACTGGGGCGGCACCGGACGTCCGGTGGTGCTCCTCGCCGGCGCCGGCAACACCGCGCACGTCTTCGACGACTTCGCGACGAAGCTCACTCCCCGATATCACGTCTACGGGATCACACGCCGCGGCTTCGGTCGCTCGAGCGCGCCGCCATCCGGCTACTCCGCCGACCGCCTCGCCGACGACGTGCTGGCGGTACTCGACTCGCTACGCCTCGCGAAGCCGGTGCTGATCGGCCACTCGATCGCCGGCGAAGAACTGAGCTCCATCGGATCGCGCCGTCCCGAGCGCGTCTCGGGTCTCGTGTATCTCGATGCAGGCTACGTGTACGCCATGTACGACAGCACGCAGGAGAACACCCTGATGGACATGTACGACGTCCAGCGAAAGCTCGCGAAGCTCTCACCCGCGCTCAGTCCGCGCGATCTCGAGAACATTCTCAACGAGCTGCTGACGACGAGCCTTCCCCTCATGGAGCGCGACATGCGCTCGTGGTCGAAGCACCTCGCGGCGCGCCCCGACCGCGACGTCACACCGCCACCGTTCGCGCGAGACTTCGTCGCCGATTCACTGTTCGCGGGCGAAGAGAAATTCTCGACGATCCATGGCCCGGTGCTCGCGATCTTCGCGGCACCGCGCGAAGTGTCACCCGCACTACTGAAGGATTCCGTAGCGCTCGCGAAATCCGACTCGGCGTATCTCGCGGGCGTCATGCCGCAGATCGACGCGTTCCAGCGCGGAGCGCCGGGCGCACGCGTCATTCGCATTCCGCACTCGAACCACTATGTGTTCAGATCGAACGAGGCGGAGGTACTGCGAGAAGTGTTTGCGTTCATCGACGCTCTTCATTGA
- a CDS encoding DUF4861 domain-containing protein: protein MLGLGTTSVRAQSSYTIRAENTLSLTRSDETIALPWSDVHARLNVSAANQVRVRDVGSGLEIPSQAVDNDGNGTIDELIFQGSFAPGEIKRFTIEAGAPAPVKTERVYASHQDPRDDVAWENDRIAYRIYGQGLWKVDSLLSSGVDVWVKRVRTPIVEKWYAKGHDLYHHDTGEGADFFDVGQSLGAGGTAIYRDNKLYRAWNFKSWKMIANGPVRAIFELYYQPWEAGGIRVTETKRIAIDAGQNLNHVTSIFRQENAAPGTDITWATGLVKRKNVVGSESKAQPWAWLSEWGPVLPKDGGHGDLGLAVMLPRDAVADWKETNDHYFAVSHARSGEPVNYWIGAGWTGSGDFRDVSDWQTYLDQFAQRLSIPVKVTVEGK from the coding sequence TTGCTCGGGCTCGGGACGACCAGCGTTCGCGCCCAATCCTCCTACACCATCCGCGCCGAGAATACGTTGTCGCTCACGCGGAGCGATGAAACGATCGCACTGCCGTGGAGCGACGTTCACGCGCGTCTCAACGTGAGCGCCGCCAATCAGGTCCGCGTTCGCGACGTCGGATCCGGCCTCGAGATTCCGTCGCAGGCCGTGGACAACGACGGCAACGGCACGATCGACGAATTGATCTTTCAAGGCTCGTTCGCGCCCGGCGAGATCAAACGCTTCACGATCGAGGCCGGCGCGCCGGCGCCCGTGAAGACGGAGCGCGTCTATGCGTCGCACCAGGATCCGCGCGACGACGTCGCGTGGGAGAACGATCGCATTGCCTATCGCATTTACGGTCAGGGACTGTGGAAGGTCGACTCGCTCCTCAGCAGCGGCGTGGACGTATGGGTCAAGCGCGTGCGCACGCCGATCGTCGAGAAGTGGTACGCCAAGGGTCACGATTTGTACCACCACGACACCGGCGAGGGCGCCGACTTCTTCGACGTCGGCCAATCACTCGGCGCCGGCGGCACGGCGATCTACCGGGACAACAAACTCTATCGCGCGTGGAATTTCAAATCGTGGAAGATGATCGCGAACGGTCCAGTGCGCGCGATATTCGAGTTGTATTATCAGCCGTGGGAAGCCGGCGGCATTCGCGTGACGGAAACGAAGCGCATCGCGATCGACGCGGGTCAGAATCTCAATCACGTGACGAGCATTTTCCGTCAGGAGAATGCCGCGCCCGGCACCGACATCACGTGGGCGACTGGTCTCGTGAAGCGCAAAAATGTCGTCGGGTCGGAGAGCAAGGCGCAGCCATGGGCGTGGCTGTCCGAATGGGGGCCGGTGCTCCCGAAGGACGGCGGGCATGGCGATCTCGGGCTTGCCGTCATGTTGCCGCGCGACGCCGTCGCCGATTGGAAGGAGACGAACGATCACTATTTCGCCGTCTCGCATGCGCGTTCGGGTGAACCCGTGAATTACTGGATCGGCGCCGGCTGGACGGGCAGCGGTGATTTCCGCGACGTCAGCGACTGGCAGACCTATCTCGATCAGTTCGCGCAGCGGCTGTCGATACCGGTGAAGGTGACTGTGGAGGGAAAATGA
- a CDS encoding alpha/beta hydrolase fold domain-containing protein: protein MSRLTLAALGVGGLMALAAPPSIDVYMIGDSTMADKVDPDMNPEVGWGQVFPKYFTSDVHVRNHAVNGRSTKSFIDQHRWDSVTAQLKRGDYVFIEFGHNDEKQDDTSRYAAPHGAYKANLERFIADTRSKGATPILLTPIVRRSFDDKGELKQTHGDYPAVVREVAKETRVAFIDLERDTRALIAPLGPEKSKVEYDYMPPGASIMFPRGKADDTHLSKRGALDVAGLVARDLSKMDLPLAKYLRLKPDPTPDPVALRLWDTVPGAVGDSVIDTPTITPFLVRDSNGAKGSGKPTSAMIVFPGGGYEHLATDKEGFQVARWLNTLGISAFVVRYRLGPRYHDPALRMDAQQAIRLVRRRAAEWNVDPHRVGVIGFSAGGHLAATVATQFDSATRPDVAMLIYPVITMASPYAHAGSRRNLLGEPASDSAIHVMSANERVRPDMPRTFIVASTDDRTVPVQNSLMMYEALLRAKVPVEMHIFESARHGFGLAAADSVVGAWTGLAGRWLVRAGF, encoded by the coding sequence GTGTCGCGCCTCACCCTCGCGGCGCTCGGCGTCGGCGGCCTGATGGCGCTCGCCGCGCCGCCGTCGATAGACGTCTACATGATCGGCGACTCGACGATGGCCGACAAAGTGGATCCGGACATGAATCCGGAAGTCGGCTGGGGCCAGGTCTTCCCGAAGTATTTCACGAGCGACGTGCACGTGCGCAATCACGCCGTGAACGGCCGCAGCACGAAGAGCTTCATCGATCAGCATCGCTGGGACAGCGTGACCGCGCAGCTCAAGCGCGGAGATTACGTGTTCATCGAGTTCGGCCACAACGACGAGAAGCAGGACGACACGAGCCGCTACGCCGCGCCGCACGGCGCGTACAAGGCGAATCTCGAGCGGTTCATTGCCGATACGCGATCGAAGGGCGCGACGCCGATCTTGTTGACGCCGATCGTCCGCCGCAGCTTCGACGACAAGGGTGAGTTGAAGCAGACGCACGGCGACTATCCCGCGGTGGTGAGAGAAGTCGCGAAGGAGACGCGTGTCGCATTCATAGATCTCGAACGAGACACTCGCGCCCTGATCGCCCCGCTTGGCCCCGAGAAATCAAAGGTCGAGTACGACTACATGCCGCCGGGCGCGTCGATCATGTTCCCGAGGGGGAAGGCGGACGACACGCATCTGTCGAAGCGCGGCGCGCTCGACGTGGCGGGGCTGGTCGCGCGCGATCTGTCGAAGATGGATCTGCCGCTCGCGAAGTATCTGCGGCTCAAGCCGGATCCTACGCCGGATCCAGTCGCGCTGCGCCTGTGGGACACCGTGCCGGGCGCGGTGGGCGACAGTGTGATCGACACGCCGACGATCACGCCGTTCCTCGTGCGCGACTCGAACGGCGCAAAGGGCTCTGGCAAACCGACGAGCGCGATGATCGTGTTTCCGGGCGGCGGTTACGAGCATCTCGCCACGGACAAGGAAGGTTTTCAGGTGGCGCGCTGGCTCAACACGCTCGGCATCAGCGCGTTCGTGGTGCGCTATCGCCTGGGCCCGCGCTATCACGATCCCGCGCTGCGCATGGATGCGCAGCAGGCGATTCGGCTAGTACGCAGGCGTGCCGCGGAGTGGAACGTCGATCCGCATCGCGTGGGCGTGATTGGCTTTTCGGCGGGCGGGCATCTCGCTGCCACCGTCGCCACGCAGTTCGATTCAGCGACGCGGCCGGACGTGGCGATGCTGATCTATCCGGTGATCACCATGGCGTCGCCGTACGCGCACGCGGGCTCGCGGCGGAATCTGCTCGGGGAGCCGGCGTCGGACTCGGCGATCCATGTGATGTCGGCGAACGAGCGGGTGAGGCCGGATATGCCGCGGACGTTCATTGTGGCGAGTACGGACGACCGGACGGTGCCGGTTCAGAATTCGCTCATGATGTATGAGGCGTTGTTACGGGCGAAGGTGCCGGTGGAGATGCATATCTTTGAATCGGCGAGGCATGGGTTTGGGCTCGCGGCAGCGGATAGTGTCGTGGGCGCGTGGACGGGGTTGGCGGGGAGATGGTTGGTACGGGCGGGATTCTAG
- a CDS encoding glycoside hydrolase family 88 protein codes for MTAPLQAQSKPWSTRVAESVIARSPVVVYDKWDYVAGLMLLAIDRVGSETHQPRFAAYVQRSVDSLVHPDGSIAGYDQSEFNLDQINEGRALFILADRTHDPRYLRAADKLRDQLRHQPRTAEGGFWHKKIYPQQMWLDGLYMAEPFYAQYALRHGDTTAMNDVVRQFLLVARHLRDPKTGLYYHAWDSVHQQPWADSATGLSKNFWGRAVGWYLMAAMDVLDDLPKTHHDRPELIRVVRQLASDVAKVQDPVTGVWWQVLDQPNRAGNYLEASASGMLTYAFAKGARLGILDSSYRAVANRAFDGMLKQFVTVDANGLVSINGICKVAGLGGNPPRDGSYQYYVSEPVVSNDYKGVGPFVLAALELGR; via the coding sequence GACAGCGCCTCTCCAGGCGCAATCCAAGCCCTGGTCCACCCGCGTCGCCGAGTCGGTGATCGCACGCAGTCCGGTCGTCGTCTACGACAAGTGGGATTACGTCGCGGGCCTCATGCTGCTCGCCATCGATCGCGTCGGATCAGAGACTCATCAACCAAGGTTCGCCGCGTACGTCCAGCGCAGCGTCGATTCGCTCGTGCATCCGGATGGCTCGATCGCCGGCTACGACCAGAGCGAGTTCAATCTCGATCAGATCAACGAAGGCCGCGCGCTGTTCATTCTCGCCGACCGCACGCACGACCCGCGATACCTGCGCGCCGCCGACAAGCTGCGCGACCAGTTGCGCCATCAGCCGCGCACCGCGGAAGGCGGCTTCTGGCACAAAAAGATTTACCCGCAGCAGATGTGGCTCGACGGCCTGTACATGGCCGAGCCGTTCTACGCGCAGTATGCATTGCGCCACGGCGATACGACGGCGATGAACGACGTCGTTCGACAGTTTCTGCTCGTCGCCCGACATCTGCGCGATCCGAAGACGGGCCTCTACTACCATGCGTGGGACTCGGTGCACCAACAGCCGTGGGCCGACAGCGCCACCGGCCTCTCGAAGAATTTCTGGGGCCGCGCGGTCGGCTGGTACCTCATGGCGGCGATGGACGTGCTCGACGATCTGCCGAAGACGCACCACGACCGCCCGGAATTGATTCGCGTCGTTCGCCAGCTCGCGAGCGACGTCGCGAAGGTGCAGGATCCGGTCACTGGCGTCTGGTGGCAGGTGCTCGATCAACCAAATCGCGCGGGCAATTACCTCGAAGCATCCGCATCCGGAATGCTCACCTACGCCTTCGCGAAGGGCGCGCGACTCGGCATACTCGACTCGTCATACCGCGCCGTCGCGAATCGTGCGTTCGACGGCATGCTGAAGCAGTTCGTGACGGTCGACGCCAACGGCCTCGTCTCCATCAACGGCATCTGCAAGGTCGCGGGACTCGGCGGCAATCCACCGCGCGATGGCTCCTATCAGTACTACGTCTCCGAGCCTGTCGTGTCGAACGACTACAAGGGCGTCGGACCGTTCGTGCTCGCGGCGCTGGAGCTGGGTCGATGA
- the kduI gene encoding 5-dehydro-4-deoxy-D-glucuronate isomerase, whose translation MHLLPDSMRSRTLSTEELRSAFLVQGLFQPDAINLRHIDLDRVVLGGAVPTGKPLELEAPESFAAKFFLERRELGILNIGAPGSVTVDGKRFDLSRLDVLYVGRGSRDVHFASESAGEPARFYLISYPAHATHATTHIKGADVTGSPIGSADRANSRKIAKYVHADGAESAQLVMGVTQLASGSVWNTMPAHTHFRRTEIYLYFDVPDDGVVVHLMGEPTETRHLMVRNEEVVLSPPWSIHSGCGTSNYTFCWAMGGENKDYTDMQAVDTRELK comes from the coding sequence ATGCATCTTCTTCCCGACTCCATGCGCTCCCGCACGCTCTCGACCGAAGAGCTGCGCTCGGCGTTTCTCGTCCAGGGGCTCTTTCAGCCCGACGCGATCAATCTCCGGCACATCGATCTCGACCGCGTCGTGCTCGGCGGCGCGGTACCGACCGGCAAGCCGCTCGAGCTCGAGGCGCCGGAATCGTTCGCGGCCAAATTCTTTCTCGAACGCCGCGAGCTCGGCATCCTGAATATCGGAGCGCCGGGGAGCGTCACAGTCGATGGCAAGCGATTCGACCTTTCGCGGCTCGACGTGTTGTACGTCGGTCGCGGGAGTCGCGACGTGCACTTCGCGAGCGAGTCGGCCGGCGAGCCGGCGCGGTTCTATCTGATCAGCTACCCGGCGCACGCGACGCATGCGACGACGCACATCAAGGGTGCGGACGTCACGGGCAGTCCCATCGGCAGCGCCGATCGCGCGAACTCGCGCAAGATCGCCAAGTACGTCCATGCCGACGGCGCGGAGAGCGCGCAGCTCGTGATGGGTGTGACGCAACTGGCGTCAGGCAGCGTGTGGAACACCATGCCCGCGCACACGCATTTCCGGCGCACGGAGATCTATCTCTACTTCGACGTTCCCGACGACGGCGTCGTCGTGCACCTCATGGGCGAGCCGACCGAAACTCGCCACCTCATGGTGCGCAACGAAGAAGTCGTTCTCTCGCCTCCGTGGTCGATTCATTCGGGCTGTGGCACGTCGAACTACACGTTCTGCTGGGCGATGGGCGGCGAAAACAAGGACTACACCGACATGCAGGCGGTCGACACGAGGGAATTGAAATGA
- a CDS encoding RagB/SusD family nutrient uptake outer membrane protein, with protein sequence MHKRIKIVLALGALTVGLACSDKQFLTEQPFDFIGPTNFYRNAGDAIAAINGVYADFINSTGDNYYGRDFVMLVEHSTEMWTSRLSATNERSQPDVYNIPVNHAYVQAVWASAFDAINRANAVLDHVPAIDMDATLKARIVGEAKFLRALHYFNLVRMFGGVPLKLHETQGLDSLAIPRNTAQEVYAQIEQDLKDAIAVLPPAKSYTGSDIGRASRGAAKTLLAKMYLQRAGTGVGTAADWASALAMAKQVQSDGEYSLVSDYKSLFDFIGGTVKEQNSEVIFDIQNVRAPGLGGRLSSHMAPNATAPFLGASTNGSFEAESIWFHTFRKDDKRLDGTFVLSWNKNGTTVTWDETKTASQPYASETPFPRKFLDPQMTGTGAEEPNYIILRYAEVLLMIAEASNEVNGGPGAEAYAAVNAIRQRAGIPSMTPGLSHDLFRDSVFNERRWELSLEGPNGYFDDQRNWAWSKARIEQSMAHAKSSTSKFPKANNGPIPDKYKLMPIPQRVLDLNPKLTQNPGWQ encoded by the coding sequence ATGCACAAGCGAATCAAGATCGTCCTGGCGCTCGGCGCGTTGACCGTGGGCCTGGCGTGCAGCGACAAGCAGTTTCTGACCGAGCAGCCGTTCGACTTCATCGGACCCACGAACTTCTACCGCAACGCCGGCGACGCGATCGCGGCAATCAACGGCGTGTATGCGGATTTCATCAACAGCACCGGCGACAACTACTACGGCCGCGACTTCGTCATGCTCGTGGAGCATTCGACGGAGATGTGGACGTCGCGATTGTCGGCGACGAACGAGCGCAGCCAGCCGGACGTGTACAACATTCCGGTGAACCACGCGTACGTGCAGGCGGTGTGGGCGTCGGCGTTCGACGCGATCAACCGCGCGAACGCCGTGCTCGATCACGTGCCGGCGATCGACATGGATGCGACGCTCAAGGCGCGCATCGTTGGCGAAGCCAAGTTCCTGCGCGCGCTGCACTACTTCAATCTCGTGCGGATGTTCGGCGGCGTGCCGCTCAAGCTGCACGAGACGCAAGGACTGGACAGTCTCGCCATTCCGCGCAATACGGCGCAGGAAGTGTATGCGCAGATCGAGCAGGATCTGAAGGACGCGATCGCGGTGCTGCCGCCCGCGAAGTCGTACACGGGCTCCGACATCGGCCGTGCCTCGCGCGGCGCCGCGAAGACGTTGTTGGCGAAGATGTATCTCCAGCGCGCGGGTACGGGCGTTGGTACGGCGGCGGATTGGGCGAGCGCGCTCGCGATGGCGAAGCAGGTGCAGTCTGACGGCGAGTATTCGCTGGTGTCCGATTACAAATCGCTGTTCGACTTCATCGGCGGCACGGTGAAGGAGCAGAACAGCGAAGTGATCTTCGACATCCAGAACGTGCGCGCCCCGGGATTGGGTGGTCGCCTCTCGTCGCACATGGCGCCGAACGCCACGGCACCGTTCCTCGGTGCATCGACGAACGGATCGTTCGAGGCGGAGAGCATCTGGTTCCATACCTTCCGCAAGGACGACAAGCGGCTCGACGGAACGTTCGTGCTCTCGTGGAACAAGAACGGCACGACCGTGACGTGGGACGAGACCAAGACCGCGTCGCAGCCGTACGCGAGCGAAACGCCGTTCCCGCGCAAGTTCCTCGACCCGCAGATGACGGGCACGGGCGCGGAAGAGCCGAACTACATCATTCTCCGCTACGCCGAAGTGTTGTTGATGATCGCCGAGGCGTCGAACGAGGTGAATGGTGGGCCGGGGGCGGAGGCGTATGCGGCCGTGAACGCGATTCGCCAGCGCGCGGGGATTCCGAGCATGACGCCGGGGCTGAGCCACGATCTCTTTAGAGATTCGGTATTCAACGAGCGTCGCTGGGAATTGTCGCTCGAGGGGCCGAACGGATACTTCGACGATCAACGCAACTGGGCGTGGTCGAAGGCGCGCATCGAACAGAGCATGGCGCACGCGAAGTCGAGCACGAGCAAGTTCCCGAAGGCGAACAACGGTCCGATTCCGGACAAGTACAAGTTGATGCCGATTCCGCAGCGGGTATTGGATCTGAATCCGAAGCTGACGCAGAATCCGGGGTGGCAGTAG